One genomic segment of Clavelina lepadiformis chromosome 3, kaClaLepa1.1, whole genome shotgun sequence includes these proteins:
- the LOC143450005 gene encoding gamma-tubulin complex component 4-like, translating into MLHDLIYALSGHPGNVFKETSVGNFEVVAGLPYISPNEEAALNRLLILGTRFMYFQKFMKAHTSTLYSHSVSGAVVADGLRQGCYLKAFCHGLQKVLSGYQHCLLEIEKEILADPHLSLLYIQCQTDKYHVLFDTLADLIATIKSRRNHGCQILNVLHMQSRSGNMFVKECILEIMYHCHAVMYKQLGSWLLHGLLTDRHSEFFISKKSIQNPSFPEYSGAGVKLMERFTKPEKHEFEVSFEYLPAYIPPSTAHVICFIGSSLHLFQADKQDFCWDVVNQDSRLAKIQSLSKDNDFKLAGILHDRESEFLNDILKLQLAKEFIVKDFEMCMDKIRCAVAKELWTLCIEQAQLVSYLNMLKDFYLLGRGELFLVFIDEAAPILKNPPSRVTEHDVQQAFLRSAAKVQIEDEMPFQLFHLTIKSTSQDKSQPSPFINVNTVDDGWAHLGMSFKVKWPLHTIFKPNILEKYDHLFKFLLRVRRVQSALLRLWSVQMRKQQDIDIANDNLLIPSHEISAFERLQWKCRSEMQFFVDNLQYYLQADVLESHFTNLINKIRTTDETMKDFESIITAHENFLNALLSQCFVMSSAVCTSLIEILDLCQKFCNVVITSSLLVSKEDVFSQVSKIWETYNKKTFVFFQVLNGVCTNQCNPHIAQLTLRLDYNRFYSAMISKSKEATKSLF; encoded by the coding sequence ATGTTGCATGATCTGATATACGCCCTTTCTGGTCATCCAGGAAATGtgttcaaagaaacttcagTTGGAAATTTTGAAGTAGTTGCTGGTTTACCATACATCAGTCCGAATGAAGAAGCTGCCCTGAATCGCTTGCTTATATTGGGAACAAGATTTATGTATTTCCAGAAGTTTATGAAGGCACACACCTCAACTTTATATTCTCATTCTGTGTCTGGCGCAGTTGTGGCAGATGGCCTTCGTCAAGGTTGCTACTTGAAAGCTTTTTGCCACGGCTTGCAAAAAGTCTTGTCTGGTTATCAACATTGTTTACTAGAAATTGAAAAGGAGATTTTAGCAGATCCACATTTGTCGTTGCTGTATATTCAATGTCAAACAGACAAATATCACGTGCTGTTTGATACTTTGGCTGATCTTATCGCTACTATTAAATCAAGAAGGAATCATGGCTGCCAAATTCTTAACGTTTTGCACATGCAAAGTCGATCTGGAAACATGTTTGTGAAAGAATGCATTCTAGAAATTATGTATCACTGTCATGCTGTTATGTATAAACAGTTAGGCAGTTGGCTGCTGCATGGTTTATTGACTGACAGGCACAGTGAATTTTTCATAAGCAAAAAAAGCATACAAAACCCATCTTTTCCTGAATACAGTGGTGCTGGTGTGAAACTAATGGAAAGATTTACTAAACCTGAAAAGCATgaatttgaagtttcttttgaATATCTTCCAGCTTACATTCCACCTTCTACAGCTCATGTAATTTGCTTCATTGGTTCATCATTGCATTTGTTTCAAGCAgacaagcaagatttttgttgGGATGTTGTTAACCAAGACTCAAGACTTGCTAAAATTCAGAGTTTATCAAAAGATAACGACTTCAAGCTGGCTGGAATTTTGCATGACAGAGAAAGTGAATTTTTGAATGATATTTTGAAATTGCAACTGGCTAAGGAATTCATAGTGAAAGATTTTGAAATGTGCATGGATAAAATCAGATGCGCAGTTGCAAAGGAATTATGGACTCTGTGCATAGAACAGGCTCAGCTTGTATCCTATCTCAACATGTTAAAAGACTTCTACTTGCTAGGACGTGGTGaattgtttttggtttttattGATGAAGCTGCACCCATTTTGAAAAACCCTCCATCCCGTGTGACAGAACATGACGTGCAGCAAGCATTTCTTCGATCAGCAGCTAAAGTTCAAATTGAAGATGAAATGCCATTTCAGTTGTTTCACCTTACTATAAAATCTACTTCCCAAGACAAAAGTCAACCAAGTCCATTTATTAATGTCAACACAGTTGATGATGGATGGGCACACCTTGGTATGtcgtttaaagttaaatggCCTTTGCATACAATTTTTAAGCCTAACATCCTGGAAAAATATGACCATCTCTTCAAATTTCTGCTTCGAGTGAGAAGGGTGCAATCAGCACTTTTGCGTCTCTGGTCAGTCCAAATGAGAAAGCAGCAAGatattgacattgcaaatGATAACCTGCTTATTCCTAGTCATGAAATATCTGCTTTTGAAAGGTTACAGTGGAAATGTAGAAGTGAAATGCAGTTTTTTGTAGATAATTTGCAGTATTATCTTCAAGCTGATGTACTAGAATCACATTTCACAAActtaattaacaaaatacgCACAACAGATGAAACAATGAAAGACTTTGAATCTATCATAACTGCTCACGAAAACTTTCTTAATGCTTTGCTATCTCAGTGCTTTGTTATGTCAAGTGCAGTTTGCacaagtttaatagaaatTCTAGATTTGTGTCAGAAATTTTGTAATGTAGTGATCACTTCTTCATTGCTTGTTTCCAAAGAAGATGTTTTTTCACAAGTCTCCAAAATATGGGAAACGTATAACAAGAaaacatttgtattttttcaagTTCTTAACGGTGTGTGCACTAACCAGTGTAATCCTCACATTGCCCAATTGACATTGCGCTTGGATTATAATAGGTTTTATTCTGCAATGATTTCTAAAAGTAAGGAAGCAACCAAAAGCTTattttag
- the LOC143450003 gene encoding pre-mRNA-splicing factor SYF1-like, translating to MPEQQLVFEEDDLPYEEEILRNTYSVKCWLRYVEHKENAPAKQVNMIYERALKELPGSYKLWYNYLRLRRSQLKGLCLNNPLYEDVNNAHERALVFMHKMPRIWIDYCKLLVDQKKITRTRRTFDRALRALPITQHHRIWPLYIAFVKKYPIHETAIRVYRRMLKLLPEEAEDFIDYLISIDRLDEACQNLANIVNDDKFMSKKKLSNHALWHQLCSLTSKNPDKVHSLDVEAIIRGGLKRFTDQLGQLWCSLADYYTRSGLFERARDIYEEAIETVTTVRDFTHIFDAYAQFEESVITTKMEQMSDESAEHNKDDDVDIELRLARFEHLMDRRPLLLNSVLLRQNPHNVHEWLKRVELYKEQPREVINTYTEAIQTVDILKAVGKPHNIWVSFAKFYEENDQIDDARTIFNKATLVQYKAVDDLASVWCEFAEMEIRHENFDAAINLLKRATALPTKRAGYFDNTEPVQNRVYRSLKLWSMYADLEESFGTLKTCKAVYDRILDLRICTPQIIINYGMFLEENNYFEDAFKAYERGVAMFKWPNVYDVWNTYLTKFINRYGGKKLERARDLFEQALEACPVKFAKNLYLLYAKLEEEHGLSRHAMAVYDRATKAVLPEQRHEMFNIYIRRAAELYGVTHTRPIYEKAIELLPDDHARDFCQRFADLERKLGEIDRARAVYGHCSQMCDPRTTASFWDAWKDFEVKHGNEDTVREMLRIKRSVQATYNTQVNFMSAQMLSASGNLTGTTSDLAPGNENDGMQLLEQKASQAAARSQMEEKKPKQSILFVRSDKNNETASDINVHQNPDEIEIDDEESDDESNVTGSDIIQKKVIPDEVFGGMKNDD from the exons ATGCCAGAACAACAACTTGTCTTT gaAGAAGATGATTTGCCATATGAGGAAGAAATCCTTCGAAATACATATTCAGTGAAGTGTTGGCTTCGCTATGTTGAGCATAAGGAAAATGCGCCAGCAAAACAG gTCAATATGATTTACGAAAGAGCTCTTAAAGAATTGCCAGGCAGCTACAAATTGTGGTATAATTATCTACGCTTACGACGAAGCCAGTTAAAGGGTCTTTGCCTTAATAACCCACTTTATGAAGATGTTAACAATGCCCATGAGCGAGCTCTGGTTTTCATGCACAAG ATGCCCAGGATATGGATTGATTATTGCAAACTTCTTGTTGATCAGAAAAAGATAACACGCACACGTCGAACTTTTGACAGGGCTCTGCGAGCACTTCCCATAACACAGCATCATCGAATATGGCCCCTGTACATagcttttgtgaaaaaataccCAATCCATGAAACAGCGATTAGAGTGTATAGACGAATGTTAAAA CTACTTCCTGAAGAGGCAGAAGATTTCATTGACTACCTAATTTCAATTGATCGCTTGGATGAAGCTTGTCAAAACTTAGCCAATATAGTGAATGATGACAAGTTTATGTCAAAA aaaaagcTTTCAAATCACGCATTATGGCATCAGCTGTGCTCGTTAACCTCAAAGAATCCAGATAAAGTTCATTCATTGGATGTTGAAGCCATCATACGTGGTGGATTGAAACGCTTCACTGACCAACTTGGTCAATTGTGGTGTTCATTGGCAGATTATTATACAAGAAGTGGTTTGTTCGAAAGG GCACGTGACATATATGAGGAGGCGATCGAAACTGTTACAACTGTCAGGGATTTTACCCATATATTTGATGCTTATGCACAATTTGAGGAGTCAGTTATAACAACTAAAATGGAACAAATGAGTGATGAGTCAGCAGAGCACAATAAAGATG ATGACGTTGATATTGAACTTAGACTTGCTCGCTTTGAGCACCTCATGGATCGAAGACCATTGTTGCTCAACAGTGTTTTACTGCGGCAAAACCCACACAATGTGCACGAATGGCTGAAACGGGTGGAGCTCTACAAAG AACAACCCAGAGAAGTCATTAATACTTACACTGAAGCCATTCAAACTGTTGACATCCTCAAAGCAGTTGGCAAACCTCACAATATATGGGtttcatttgcaaaattttatgaagAAAATGACCAGATTGATgat GCGCGAACAATATTTAATAAAGCAACCTTGGTTCAATACAAAGCTGTCGATGATTTGGCCTCAGTGTGGTGTGAATTTGCAGAAATGGAAATAAG gcatgaaaattttgatgctgcaataaatttattaaaacgtGCCACTGCGTTACCAACTAAGAGAGCAGGTTACTTCGACAACACTGAGCCTGTACAAAATCGGGTATATCGATCTTTGAAATTATGGTCAATGTATGCAGATCTCGAAGAGAGCTTTGGTACACTAAAG ACTTGTAAAGCTGTTTATGATCGAATATTAGACTTGCGAATTTGCACGCctcaaattattatcaattatGGAATGTTTCTTGAAGAAAATAATTACTTTGAAGATGCATTCAAG GCTTATGAGCGTGGAGTCGCAATGTTCAAATGGCCAAATGTATATGACGTTTGGAATACTTACCTTACAAAGTTCATCAACCGTTATGGTGGAAAGAAACTTGAAAGAGCAAGAGATTTATTTGAGCAAGCACTAGAAGCATGTCCTGTAAAATTTGCCAAAA ACCTGTACCTTCTTTATGCAAAACTTGAGGAAGAACATGGCCTTTCACGACATGCGATGGCTGTATATGACCGAGCAACAAAAGCGGTGCTTCCAGAACAGAG ACACGAAATGTTTAACATCTACATCAGAAGAGCagctgaactatatggagttACCCATACTCGACCAATATATGAA AAAGCAATTGAGTTATTACCTGATGACCATGCACGAGATTTTTGCCAGCGATTTGCTGATTTGGAAAGGAAACTTGGTGAAATTGATAGGGCGCGTGCCGTCTATGGTCACTGCTCTCAGATGTGTGATCCAAGG ACCACAGCCAGTTTCTGGGATGCCTGGAAGGACTTTGAGGTTAAACATGGCAATGAGGACACCGTGCGTGAGATGCTTCGCATTAAACGTAGTGTACAGGCTACTTACAACACACAG GTTAACTTCATGTCAGCACAGATGTTGTCTGCATCAGGCAATCTAACAG GTACTACTTCGGATTTGGCTCCTGGAAACGAAAATGATGGTATGCAACTTCTGGAACAGAAAGCCAGTCAGGCTGCTGCCCGTTCTCAAATGGAAGAAAAGAAACCAAAGCAGagcattttgtttgttag gagtgacaaaaacaatgaaacagCATCCGACATCAATGTGCACCAAAATCCTGACGAAATTGAAATTGATGATGAAGAAAGTGATGATGAAAGCAACGTGACTG gGTCTGACATTATTCAAAAGAAAGTGATTCCTGATGAGGTATTTGGAGGAATGAAGAACGACGATTAG
- the LOC143448861 gene encoding small ribosomal subunit protein eS12-like yields MSDVEGDEVPARIESSGPMDINTALQEVLKTAVIYDGLARGLNEAARALDKRQAHLCVLANNCDEPSYVKLIEALCNEHQISIIKVDDNKKLGEWAGLCKIDQEGKPRKVVGCSCVVVRDYGKEGQAHDVLAEHLKKL; encoded by the coding sequence ATGTCTGACGTCGAAGGAGATGAAGTTCCAGCTCGAATTGAAAGTAGTGGACCAATGGACATAAACACAGCACTTCAGGAAGTTCTGAAAACGGCAGTTATCTATGATGGCCTTGCCCGTGGGCTCAATGAGGCTGCTCGCGCTTTAGATAAACGGCAAGCCCATCTTTGCGTTCTTGCAAACAACTGCGATGAACCTAGTTATGTGAAACTGATAGAGGCTCTTTGCAATGAGCATCAGATCAGCATAATAAAAGTTGATGACAACAAAAAGCTCGGAGAATGGGCCGGCCTTTGTAAAATTGATCAGGAGGGTAAACCAAGGAAAGTTGTTGGTTGTAGCTGCGTCGTTGTTCGTGACTACGGCAAAGAGGGTCAGGCGCATGATGTTCTCGCTGAACACCTGAAGAAGCTATAA
- the LOC143448863 gene encoding prefoldin subunit 6-like has protein sequence MANVNKQVKLELQKELDEFQKAQKDIQKCVETRQKLEAQLTENKVVKEELEILEEGANIYKLTGPVLVKQDLSEAKSTVSKRIEYISAEVKRQETSIADLEKEQEKHREKLGKLQSQMSPPAVKA, from the exons ATGGCTAATGTAAACAAGCAAGTAAAACTTGAATTACAAAAAGAACTGGACGAATTTCAAAAAGCTCAAAAGGATATTCAAAAGTGTGTTGAAACTCGTCAAAAACTTGAAGCTCAGTTAACTGAAAACAAAGTAGTGAAAGAAGAACTTGAAATCTTGGAA GAAGGTGCTAATATCTACAAGCTTACTGGACCTGTACTAGTCAAGCAAGATCTAAGTGAAGCAAAAAGTACAGTTTCAAAAAGAATTGAATACATATCTGCTGAGGTTAAACGACAGGAAACATCAATTGCAGATTTGGAAAAGGAGCAAGAAAAACACCGTGAAAAATTGGGCAAACTTCAAAGCCAAATGAGCCCACCTGCTGTTAAAGCATAG